The genome window AATGCTAGCTCCCTAGACCAATGTTTCACAAGAGCAAAATCATTGTTTTTTCTTGCCTCTTTTAGTTTCTCTTCTGCCTTATTCAGTCCTGTCACATAGGATTGATGATGCTTTTGATGATGAAGTTCCATAATCTCCTTTGAAATATAAGGTTCAAGGGCATCATAAGCATATGCTAACTGCGGCAACTGATGCTCTCCAGCTGCAATCGTCGGCTCCTTTATAAATATTGTTCCAAGCTGCTGTCTTTGGGCAAAATAGCTTTCCATTTGTTCATGAAGCTCTTCTGCTTCATGCTGAATCCTAATTAATTCCTCTGTTTCGATTGGTTTTCTTTGCACACCTTCCATTAACTGCGTAAATTTATCGAGCCTTTTCCAAATGCTCTCTTCCTTTTGAACTTCTTCCGATTCTAATAACTGCTTTAATTCCTGATTCCAAATCAACACATTTCTAACATATTCATTATAACTACTCATCTATGTGCCAACTCCATTTCCTCCATTATCGTTCTTATAAAAGGTATGATAAAAGGATGAGCATCATGTCTTTAAAATTGCGTCCTCTCTGATCTTGATGAATGAGTTCTTATTAAATACGTGAAGAGTTGGACATAGATATTCCAGCTAAAGATTAACCTTATTTTAAAAATAATAAAAAAAGTATCTAAGCCATTGCCTAGATACTCCTTTTTTATTCTTCTATTTGCTGAAACGATTCAAAAAACAAATCAGCCTCTTCTTGATTAAACTCTTCTTCCTTTTCTGTCAATGGAGGTAATTCCCCAATATTCTTTAATCCGAAGTGGTCTAGGAATTCTTTTGTTGTTCCATATAGGATTGCTCTACCTGCTCCCTCTGCTCTACCCACTTCTTTAATGAGCGCTTTTGCTGAAAGCGTATGAAGCGGGCGTTCTGTTTTTACCCCTCTAATTTCCTCAATTTCTGCTCGTGTAATCGGCTGCTTGTATGCAATGATTGCCAATGTTTCAAGGGCAGCCTGTGATAAGGTAGATGCATGTGGAGATTCCACTAACTTTTTTAGATAATCCGAATGCTGTTTCTTGGTAGCAAATTGATACGTACCAGCGATTTCTATAATAGAAATTCCTCTTGTTTTATCCTTGCGATAATTTTTGATTAGCTCATCTATTAATTGTTCTACTTCTAATTGCTCCATATCTAGAACATGCATTAATTGCTTGACCGTTAATCCTTCATCTCCCGCGGCAAATAGGAGACTCTCAACGATTGCTTTCCAATCATTCACTTTCAATCTGTTATTCAACTTCCTTTCCCATTACAAAAATATCTGCAAAGTTTCCTTCTTGTTCTACAAATATTTGTCGACGCTTTAAAAGTTCTAAAATTGCCAAAAAAGTCACGACAATATGTGATTTTGTTGCGACTGGAAAAAGTTCTGCAAAAGATGTTCTCTCTCTCCGAGTTCTTAAGAATCCAACAATTTCTTCCATTCGACTCTCTATTGGAATTTCTTGCCGCGTGATTTTTGTTGCTAACGGTGACTGTAACTTTTTACGTTTTAGCAATTTTTGAAAGGCAGCAAGCATATCATATAAAGAAACATCTAACTCTTGTTTGATGGTTTCTTCATTACTTACGTTAAAATCTGATAAATCACTTGGAGGTCTTGTAAAAATAA of Niallia circulans contains these proteins:
- a CDS encoding superoxide dismutase, whose translation is MSSYNEYVRNVLIWNQELKQLLESEEVQKEESIWKRLDKFTQLMEGVQRKPIETEELIRIQHEAEELHEQMESYFAQRQQLGTIFIKEPTIAAGEHQLPQLAYAYDALEPYISKEIMELHHQKHHQSYVTGLNKAEEKLKEARKNNDFALVKHWSRELAFHGSGHYLHTIFWNNMSPKGGGKPKGALLEEIRSYFGSFKAFKNHFSEAAKAVEGVGWALLVWSPRARRLEVLQSERHMLLTQWDTIPLLVLDVWEHAYYLQYKNNRGDYVDNWWNIVNWKDVENRFLKASELKWRPY
- the scpB gene encoding SMC-Scp complex subunit ScpB yields the protein MKVNDWKAIVESLLFAAGDEGLTVKQLMHVLDMEQLEVEQLIDELIKNYRKDKTRGISIIEIAGTYQFATKKQHSDYLKKLVESPHASTLSQAALETLAIIAYKQPITRAEIEEIRGVKTERPLHTLSAKALIKEVGRAEGAGRAILYGTTKEFLDHFGLKNIGELPPLTEKEEEFNQEEADLFFESFQQIEE
- a CDS encoding segregation/condensation protein A, with the translated sequence MQYNVKIDSFEGPLDLLLHLINKLEIDIYDINVAEITEQYLDYVHAMQVLQLDVASEFLVMAATLLAIKSKMLLPKHEEELLDDDLMYEPEEDSREELIERLVEYRKFKEAADDLKEMELERGLIFTRPPSDLSDFNVSNEETIKQELDVSLYDMLAAFQKLLKRKKLQSPLATKITRQEIPIESRMEEIVGFLRTRRERTSFAELFPVATKSHIVVTFLAILELLKRRQIFVEQEGNFADIFVMGKEVE